The Gaiella occulta genome has a window encoding:
- a CDS encoding glycosyltransferase has product MSLRICFVTPFPWSQPHDVNEHVRGTAEALRRRGHAVTVIAPSTRASDLLHGRRALQRGDLGEIVAIGAAVPASLTDRIGLPVGVRANLAAALAIGRFDVVHGVEPGLPSLSYAALLEAETLTAATFFSPDRLMLARKNQRAKLLARVDALLATSAETARAAAKQFRGDYTVIPVGVDGTRFAPVCKRRLIVVEATSSGSAVARSVLRALRDLPDWELTMARTAAVTRRPAIPPTLRHRVHVRSATRPEARRALLAEASIFVPAPGGSERLRLEAGACGCAPAEPAGLSGQPELAGAAVARLVEDAGLRARLGDEARGRAIECSFDRVAEQLEEVYESVASRRRPARIGAADPLGDRDWIVADLHMHTRWSHDCSIDPQALVDHAEAEGLGAIAVTDHNVFGGALETVDLARGRDLVVIPGEEVKTDVQGEVIGLFLREEIPRGMTFAETVAAIREQEGIVYVPHPFDRMHAIPSPSTLQRHLHEIDVLEVYNARLLFETYNDEALRFARKYGLLAGAGSDAHVLQGVGTGVLRMRRFDGPEEFLLSLRTAEVLRRPKSLAYLQSLKWVAQVKEKVR; this is encoded by the coding sequence ATGAGCCTGCGCATCTGCTTCGTGACGCCGTTCCCCTGGTCGCAGCCGCACGACGTGAACGAGCACGTCCGCGGCACCGCGGAGGCGCTTCGGCGCCGCGGCCACGCCGTGACCGTGATCGCGCCGTCCACCCGCGCCTCGGACCTGCTGCACGGGCGCCGAGCCCTGCAGCGCGGCGATCTCGGCGAGATCGTCGCGATCGGGGCGGCCGTGCCGGCGTCGCTGACCGACCGCATCGGCCTCCCGGTCGGCGTGCGCGCGAACCTCGCGGCGGCGCTCGCGATCGGCCGCTTCGACGTCGTGCACGGGGTCGAGCCGGGTCTGCCGAGCCTCTCCTATGCGGCCCTGCTCGAGGCGGAGACGCTCACGGCGGCCACGTTCTTCTCTCCCGACCGGCTCATGCTCGCCCGCAAGAACCAGCGCGCGAAGCTGCTCGCCCGCGTCGACGCCCTCCTCGCAACCTCGGCCGAGACCGCGAGGGCGGCGGCGAAGCAGTTCCGCGGCGACTACACCGTGATCCCCGTCGGTGTCGACGGCACGCGCTTCGCACCCGTCTGCAAGCGGCGGCTGATCGTCGTCGAGGCGACGTCGTCGGGCAGCGCCGTCGCTCGCTCGGTGCTGCGCGCACTCCGCGATCTGCCGGATTGGGAGCTGACGATGGCGCGCACGGCAGCGGTCACCCGTCGCCCCGCCATCCCCCCCACCCTGCGCCACCGCGTGCACGTGCGGTCGGCGACGAGGCCGGAGGCACGGCGGGCGCTGCTCGCCGAGGCTTCCATCTTCGTGCCGGCGCCCGGGGGGAGCGAGCGGCTGCGGCTCGAGGCCGGTGCCTGTGGGTGCGCGCCGGCCGAGCCGGCCGGGCTGTCGGGCCAGCCCGAGCTCGCGGGCGCGGCGGTCGCCCGCCTCGTCGAGGACGCCGGCTTGCGCGCCCGTCTCGGCGACGAGGCGCGGGGGCGCGCGATCGAGTGCTCCTTCGACCGGGTGGCCGAGCAGCTCGAAGAGGTCTACGAATCGGTGGCGAGCCGGCGGCGCCCCGCGCGGATCGGGGCCGCCGACCCGCTCGGCGACCGCGACTGGATCGTCGCCGACCTGCACATGCACACGCGCTGGTCGCACGACTGCTCGATCGACCCGCAGGCGCTCGTCGACCATGCGGAGGCAGAGGGCCTGGGCGCCATCGCCGTCACCGACCACAACGTGTTCGGCGGTGCTCTCGAGACCGTCGACCTCGCGCGCGGCCGTGACCTGGTCGTGATTCCGGGCGAGGAGGTGAAGACCGATGTCCAGGGCGAGGTGATCGGGCTCTTCCTACGCGAGGAGATCCCGCGCGGGATGACGTTCGCGGAGACGGTGGCGGCGATCCGCGAGCAGGAGGGCATCGTCTACGTGCCGCACCCCTTCGACCGCATGCACGCGATCCCGTCGCCCTCCACGCTGCAGCGCCATCTGCACGAGATCGACGTGCTCGAGGTCTACAACGCCCGCCTCCTGTTCGAGACCTACAACGACGAGGCGCTCCGCTTCGCGCGCAAGTACGGCCTCCTCGCGGGCGCCGGGTCGGACGCGCACGTGCTCCAGGGGGTCGGCACGGGCGTGCTGCGCATGCGCCGCTTCGACGGGCCCGAGGAGTTCCTCCTGTCGCTGCGGACGGCCGAGGTGCTGCGCCGTCCGAAGTCGCTCGCGTACCTGCAGTCGCTCAAGTGGGTGGCCCAGGTCAAGGAGAAAGTCCGCTAG
- a CDS encoding CDGSH iron-sulfur domain-containing protein, translating to MSETTIEVRENGPYKISGPVRVVDAAGVPFELPPGSAVALCRCGHSKNKPFCDASHRQVGFVADETAPRTR from the coding sequence ATGAGCGAGACCACGATCGAGGTGCGGGAGAACGGCCCCTACAAGATCAGCGGGCCGGTGCGCGTCGTCGACGCCGCGGGTGTCCCGTTCGAGCTTCCGCCCGGCAGCGCCGTCGCGCTCTGCCGCTGCGGCCACTCCAAGAACAAGCCGTTTTGCGACGCCTCGCACCGCCAGGTCGGGTTCGTCGCGGACGAGACGGCCCCGCGTACCCGATAG